TTCAGGGAGAATCAAACACTCTCCCACAGCCGTAAAAATCGTACGTGTCAGCTCCAATTGCGCCTCTTGCACCTGGGAATTGGTGGCCAGAACAGACATACCGGCATTGACCAGACAAGGGGTATTGGTCATTACGCGGATAATGGCGGTCTCAGCAGGCAGCCAACGGGCCAGCCCCTCTATCGAAACGCCAGCCACAATCGAAATCAGCAAGAGATTGGCAGGCAAAGTAAAGGCCCCCAAACCTGAAAGTACTTTTGAGACATTGTCAGGCTTGACGGCCAATAAAAGAATTTCGGCTTGGGCAAGATCAGAAAGCTGAGTGGTGGTCTGCACCCCTATTTCCTGATGCAATTTGCGCAATTTATTGGGATTGGGATCTAAAACCAGGACTTCTTCAGGGCTGAAAACCTGGGCAGATGTCACCGCTCGGGACAAAACCTCTCCCATGACACCGCCGCCAATCACGGCAAAACGTATCGCCATCAGTTAGTTGCCTTCTGCATCAGCCAATACGGTAAAAGAGATCCTTGGCATCTTTATTCAGCCAAGATTCTGCGCCCAATGAATTAATCACCACATTGCTGGGTGAAAAGAGGAATATGCCATCCCCTACTCTTTGCTGATGTCCATCCAAGGCATGGGTCGCACCAGCCACAAAATCAATCAGGCGCTGGGCAGCCTCAGGCTCAAGCGAAGAAAGATTGACAATCACAGCTTTACGAACGCGCAAAGATTCAACCACCTCAAGGGCTTCTTCAAAAGACTTGGGTTCAACAATCAGCATTTCACTTTGAGTAAGCGCAGAATTTAGACCAATAATATTGTTGAGATTGCTTCCGGAAACACGCTCCTGACGCTGACGGCGAGAGAAACGCGCACTGACAGGCTCCTCAGGCAAAGGCTCCAATTGAGGAAGTTGCGGAGCGGTGGTCATTTCTTCTTCATATTCGGCTTCTTCCAAGGGCATGCCGACAAAATGTTTGACCTTTTTCCACAGTTCAGCGCTCACAATTCACAGACCTCTTTCAGATAATGCTTCGATGCAGGTGGGGAGATCCCAAAAATTCCAAAGGGCCATTGAACCCTGATTCATCTTAACACTATCTTTCAAAGGGATGATGTGCCTTGATCACACCATCCCATCAGATTTTCAGCCCGATCTGAGAATTATTTTCGAATCAAACGCGGGTCTGAAGGGGCCTGAATGACGCGGTGCGTATGTAAATACTCCAACATCATATCCCGCAAGGTTCTCCCTGAGGGAACCGCATTTCGGGGGCGTTCAAAAGGAATCGCCTCATTGCCCTCAAAAACATAATCAGGAGCGGCGACCTTATACCAACGTTTGGGATCCAGTGGTTTGCCATTGATGAGAATTTCAGATAGTTTTTTATCCTTCAGAGTATACACCAAACCAGAAAATTGCAGATTTTTTGAAACCCCCAAACGGCTGACTGAAATTTCGACGACTTTACGCAAAGCATCTCCCTGTATTTCAAAGGCTGTGGACGTATTGTCAAAGGGTAAAATTTCAAAAATTTCTCCGACCTGAATCGGCCCTTTGTTCAAGCCATTGCGAACTCCCCCGGTATTCATAATACCCACTTCCGTTTTCAGTGAGTCACGCAAAATATCTGCCAAGAGACTGCCCAAGGGAAAAGGGCCATCGTATTTGCCTTCAACTGAGAAATCTGATTTGGACTCGCCAATCACTTTCTGCATATCCGCCCGCAGACGCTGGGCATAGGACTCAAGCATTTCAGGCAAAGGTTGATGATCCCACGTTTCATCCATCAAAACGCGTTCACTGCTATAGTGCAGAATATGCTTGCGGTGATCCAGGGTCAAGTCCAAACGTCCTACCCAGGCACCCATTTGGCCAGCATGCATTACCAAGGTTCCACCCAAGCCATTCTCTGAACCATTGGCGATCAATTTGGCCTGTTCCATTTCCGTATGCGAATGCCCGCCTAAAATCACATCAATACCCGGCACAGCCTGGGCAAAAGGTTCGTCATACCAAATGCCCATATGGTGAAGAGAGACAATCAAATCGACTTTGGGACGCAGTTCAGCCACCAAGCGTTTGGCTATCGGCACGGGGTCATGAAAAACATAGCCCTCTTTCCGCTGCTGAGCCACTGCCTGCCAGGCGTGCTCACTGAGAAAACCTAAAACCGCTATTTTTAAACCCTGACGCTCAAAAATTTGAAAAGGTCTAAAAATCAGCAAACCCGATGATTTCTCGGTTACATTGGCACATAACAAAGGAAAATGAGAATACTGGACCTGTTTACGCAAATTGAGCATGCCATTGTCCAAATCATGGTTGCCCATGGTCATGGCATCATATCCCATTATATTCATGGCACGGATATCAGGCTCGCCCAAATAAAAATTATAAAAAGGCGTGCCTTGAAAGACATCTCCTGCATCTAAAATCAAGGTTTGAGGGTTGGATTTTTTAACTGATTCAAAAAACCGTGAACGCCGTATCACCCCTCCCACTTTTTTCTTCAGCCCCAAATGTTCAAAGGGTTCCAAGCGATTGTGCGTATCATTGGTAAACAAGAGGGTAAGGGTTTGTTCTGTGGCCGCATAGCCCGGTGAAGTGACGGGAAAGAGTAAGGCCCCCATCAGACAGGCTACCAACAGAATAGAACGAAAGGGGGAGTATTTTATCATGGCGAAAGATCCTGCAAGCATTTTTTACAGATTACCACACCCTTTTGCTGAGAGGCTCGGCAAGAGGAAGAGCCAGCTTCTTTGAAATCTGTACAAATGTAAGCCATATCGCAGACAGAAGGGGCCGTGTTAGAGTACAAAGGATAAAAAATCTGATAATAGGGCCCCCCATGGAATTCCTCTCTCAAATCATCAACCTTTTCCTGCATTTGGATAAACATCTGCAAACCGTGATCGAAACCTACGGCATCTGGACCTATCTGATCCTCTTTGTGATTATCTTCTGTGAAACAGGTTTGGTAGTAACCCCCTTCCTGCCAGGGGATTCTCTGCTTTTTGCGGCAGGAACCTTTGCGGCTTTGGGCTCACTGAATATTGCGATTGTTTTGGGATTGCTGGCATTTGCTGCCATTTTGGGGGATGCCGTCAATTATTGGATTGGCTATAAATTGGGGCCTGCTGTTTTCGAAAAACCCAAAAGTAAAATTTTTAAACGGGAATACCTTGAAAAGACCCAGGCCTTTTATGCCAAATATGGCGGAAGAGCGATTATTTTTGCACGTTTTGTGCCCATCGTTCGCACCTTCGCCCCCTTCGTTGCTGGGATTGGAAAAATGCAATATACTCGTTTTTTAACCTATAACGTGATCGGCGCGCTGCTTTGGGTGGGCCTATGTGCCCTTGGCGGCTTTTTATTCGGCAATATTCCGATTGTCAAAAAGAATTTTGAACTTGCCATTTTGGGGATCATTGCCCTTTCAGTGCTGCCCATGCTAATTGAATACCTGCGGCATAAAAAAACAAAGCCTGAAAGATCTCAACAAGAAGAACCCACGCCTGAAAGCATATAACACATTCGAGTCAAACATTCTAACCGGCGAAAAAAAAGGCGTATCCTCAGGGGATACGCCTTTTAAAGTTCGGTCAATTTAAAGACGGACTGAATACTTTTCTACCGCTTCAAAAATCGAAGGTATCGTAGATTTGGTAACTTCCCCATACATCCACTTGGGAATGACAGGCACCCCCAAATCAGCGGTCACCGTATAGGTGGCGTAAGTCGCCTTGCCTTGGGCTTTTAACTGCCAGGAGCCTTCATTGTGCTTAATCGAGCCCTTGAGCATACTCCAACGAATGGAATGCACAGAAGGGGTTTCGACATACTTATTCGTATACCAGGTTCCCGTAAAAGGCCAGGGAACATCGAGCATCAGGGTGGCTTGAGCAAGATTGCCTTTGCGAGCCTCTAGCTTACTGCTGGCAATCTTGGGCATAAATTTCTGATAATCAGCATAGTTCGTTAGCGCTTTCCAGACTTTGGCAATCGGTACATTGATAAGCCCCACTGCCTTGACCGTTTTCGGGCGTCCATCCCCTTGATCCAGCAGTCGCACATCAATCTTAGAAGTGCTCTGAGCGGGAGGCGCGGTCAAATTTAAGCCCATCCCCAAGACCCCGAAGGCCAAACCTAAAAGTACTGTTCTTTTTAAGATATTACGCATAAACACCAATCCTCACCTGCAATACGGAGATACTTTTCAGTTTAACATCTCAATCCAACATCAGGTTGCCAAATTTTGTAAGCTCCTTGTCAAAGTAAACGCGCACAGTGCCCGTTGGGCCATTACGGTGTTTGGCAATCAGAATTTCAGCCACATTTTTATCATTGCTGTCGGGGTTATAGTATTCGTCACGGTAGATAAACAAAACAATATCTGCGTCCTGTTCAATCGCGCCTGATTCACGCAAATCGCTCAACATGGGGCGTTTATTGGTACGGCTTTCAACGGCACGGCTGAGCTGACTCAGACCAATCACAGGCACACTCAGCTCACGCGCCAATTGCTTCATCGAGCGTGAAATTTTAGAAAGCTCCTGTACCCGGTTATCATCCCGGCTGCTGACACCACTGTCCATCAATTGCAGATAGTCAATCACGATCAGTCCCAATTCATGGTGTTCGGCTTTCAAACGCCGGGCCTTGGCACGTATCTCAGCTGGGGTGATCATACTTGAATCATCAATAAAAATAGGCGCTTCAGACAGACGCGCAATCGCATTTGAAAGGGTGTGCCACTCATCAGCATGCAGGGATCCATTCCGCAGGGATCTTGAATTCATGGCAGCTTCTGCGCAGAGCATACGGGTAATCAATTGCTCTTTTGACATTTCCAAACTGAACACAGCGACAGGCTTTTTATTTTCTATCGCCATATGCGTGGCAAAATTAATCGCCAGACTGGTTTTCCCCATCGCCGGACGTGCAGCCAGAATCACCAGATCGGAGGGGTTAAAACCACCGCCTAAAAGGGTGTCCATATCCAAGATACCGGTTTTAAGCCGGGTTTCATTCAAGAGTTCAGGATTATTATAGACATTCTCAAGGTTTTCAAAGAGCATCCAAAGCGTCGGCTGAATATGTTCCAAGCCTTGCCCCAAACGATGCTGGCCCACTTCAAAAATTTTCTGTTCTGCTTTATTCAACAAAACACCAATATCTGTTTCATCGGTCTGGTAACCCAAACTCACAATTTCGGTACCCGCTCGGATCAGTTTGCGCAAAATCGCATTGCGCTCAATGATTCGGGCATAGTATTCAATATTGGCCGTCGTAGGAATACTGTTGACCAGTGAAAGCAGATACGAAGTGCCACCTGCTTTTTCAAGTGCATCCTGAGACTTTAAACTGTCAGCCAGACTGAGGATATCCACGGGCTGTCCATGTGAAAACAGATTGCGGATCTGCTCATAGATCAGCGTATGCGCTGGCAGATAAAAATAATCCGGCTGAATAATTTCAATAACACGGGCCAAAGCTTCGCTATCCAGAAGCATCCCCCCCAAAACAGCGACTTCAGCGTCTTTGTTATGGGGGGGCGTAAGCTCAGGCAATTCGGTGGAAGAAATCATCCTTCCTGAGCGACAACCTGGACCTTAAGAGCAGCTACTACTTTGGGATGCAGTTTGATATGCGCCTCGTGCTCGCCAATATGACGAATGGCGGTGCGAATATCGACCTGTTTTTTGTCGACTTCAATTTTAGCTTGCTCAGCCAAGGCCTGTACCACTTCTTTGCTGGTAACCGTGCCATAAAGTTTGCCTTCTTCACCCACGCGTTCAGCGATGGTAACTGACAAGCCTTCGATCTTCTGAGCCAATTCCTGTGCACGCACCAGAATCGCAGCTTCTTTTTTGGCAATTGCCTTTTTGCGCTCATCATAGTGCTTCAGCACACTGGGAGTCGCAACCTGGGCCA
This DNA window, taken from bacterium (Candidatus Blackallbacteria) CG13_big_fil_rev_8_21_14_2_50_49_14, encodes the following:
- the proC gene encoding pyrroline-5-carboxylate reductase, which gives rise to MAIRFAVIGGGVMGEVLSRAVTSAQVFSPEEVLVLDPNPNKLRKLHQEIGVQTTTQLSDLAQAEILLLAVKPDNVSKVLSGLGAFTLPANLLLISIVAGVSIEGLARWLPAETAIIRVMTNTPCLVNAGMSVLATNSQVQEAQLELTRTIFTAVGECLILPEKYLDAVTGLSGSGPGFVFLIVDALIEAGVLQGLPRATSRQLVLQTLLGSAQLIQETDRHPAQLRDMVTSPGGTTIAGIQVMEEYKIRATLLKTVETATRRSRELGERYKESSQ
- a CDS encoding cell division protein SepF; amino-acid sequence: MSAELWKKVKHFVGMPLEEAEYEEEMTTAPQLPQLEPLPEEPVSARFSRRQRQERVSGSNLNNIIGLNSALTQSEMLIVEPKSFEEALEVVESLRVRKAVIVNLSSLEPEAAQRLIDFVAGATHALDGHQQRVGDGIFLFSPSNVVINSLGAESWLNKDAKDLFYRIG
- the dnaB gene encoding replicative DNA helicase, whose amino-acid sequence is MPELTPPHNKDAEVAVLGGMLLDSEALARVIEIIQPDYFYLPAHTLIYEQIRNLFSHGQPVDILSLADSLKSQDALEKAGGTSYLLSLVNSIPTTANIEYYARIIERNAILRKLIRAGTEIVSLGYQTDETDIGVLLNKAEQKIFEVGQHRLGQGLEHIQPTLWMLFENLENVYNNPELLNETRLKTGILDMDTLLGGGFNPSDLVILAARPAMGKTSLAINFATHMAIENKKPVAVFSLEMSKEQLITRMLCAEAAMNSRSLRNGSLHADEWHTLSNAIARLSEAPIFIDDSSMITPAEIRAKARRLKAEHHELGLIVIDYLQLMDSGVSSRDDNRVQELSKISRSMKQLARELSVPVIGLSQLSRAVESRTNKRPMLSDLRESGAIEQDADIVLFIYRDEYYNPDSNDKNVAEILIAKHRNGPTGTVRVYFDKELTKFGNLMLD
- a CDS encoding 50S ribosomal protein L9, whose protein sequence is MKVVLTKDHDKLGMNGSVVDVNEGYARNFLLPNQMAQVATPSVLKHYDERKKAIAKKEAAILVRAQELAQKIEGLSVTIAERVGEEGKLYGTVTSKEVVQALAEQAKIEVDKKQVDIRTAIRHIGEHEAHIKLHPKVVAALKVQVVAQEG